CCGAAAGACCCGGATTGGCGCACCCGATACCAGCAGTTCAACCTTCCGGGGAACTATCATAACGGGGGAATATGGCCTCTCGGCTGTGGCTTTTACATCTCGGCGATCGTGGCCGCAGGCAAGTTTCGTCTGGCAGAGAAAAAACTTTTAGCCCTGACCGAGCTGGTTCGCCCTGCCCGGGATCACGATGTGGCGTTTGGCTTTAACGAGTGGTTCCGCGCTCAGGATGGGACCCCGCGAGGGGAGGACTGGCAGACGTGG
This portion of the Dehalococcoidia bacterium genome encodes:
- a CDS encoding glycoside hydrolase 100 family protein — its product is SGLASASRAGKIVTWVESQCKELRQQGQLAFDLPPIYFPYMQPKDPDWRTRYQQFNLPGNYHNGGIWPLGCGFYISAIVAAGKFRLAEKKLLALTELVRPARDHDVAFGFNEWFRAQDGTPRGEDWQTWSAAMYLYAAISVEQRKTPFFDQIRAGEDDSFSCE